In Longimicrobium sp., a single genomic region encodes these proteins:
- a CDS encoding redoxin domain-containing protein has product MGLKVGDRAPDVTLPSHENQQTALSSLWKDGPAALLFFPLAFTSTCTEEMCSVRDDIGSYTGVNGTVAAISVDSPFVLKKFRDELGADYTFLSDFNREASRAFGVLRTAPIGPGLLNASDRAAFVVGTDGTIRYAWHETNPGLLPPFDEIKAALAG; this is encoded by the coding sequence ATGGGGCTGAAGGTTGGCGACAGGGCGCCGGACGTGACGCTGCCCTCGCACGAGAACCAGCAGACGGCGCTGTCGTCGCTGTGGAAGGACGGGCCCGCGGCGCTGCTGTTCTTTCCGCTGGCGTTCACCAGCACGTGCACCGAGGAGATGTGCAGCGTGCGCGACGACATCGGCAGCTACACGGGGGTGAACGGGACCGTGGCCGCCATCAGCGTGGACAGCCCGTTCGTGCTGAAGAAGTTCCGCGACGAGCTGGGGGCGGACTACACCTTCCTGAGCGACTTCAACCGCGAGGCCAGCCGTGCCTTCGGCGTGCTGCGCACCGCGCCGATCGGCCCCGGGCTGCTGAACGCCAGCGACCGCGCCGCCTTCGTCGTCGGCACCGACGGGACGATCCGGTACGCGTGGCACGAGACCAACCCCGGCCTGCTGCCTCCGTTCGACGAGATCAAGGCGGCGCTGGCGGGCTGA
- the hslO gene encoding Hsp33 family molecular chaperone HslO, producing the protein MQNGDYMVRATALDGRVRAFALNATGVVSELQRRHGTWPAVSAALGRTAMGALLFSAATLKEEDQALTVEVKGGGPAGRILATANGRGEVRGLVGNPQAHADSRNGKLNVAGVVGTGGYLSVTRDLGMRETYQGTVELQSGEIGLDLAYYLTKSEQTPSAVAVGVFVLPDGSVDAAGGYLVQLLPGLDDDEIAEIERRLGSLPHPTSLVKEGVGPEQVLERVFPDGFELLDRYPVRFHCPCSRERFTGGIVSLGETEIRRIIEEEENDTTEVVCHFCNQAYHFTREDMAAILEAAR; encoded by the coding sequence ATGCAGAACGGCGATTACATGGTGCGCGCCACGGCCCTGGACGGCCGCGTGCGCGCCTTCGCGCTGAACGCCACGGGCGTGGTCAGCGAGCTGCAGCGGCGGCACGGCACGTGGCCCGCCGTCAGCGCCGCGCTGGGCCGCACCGCCATGGGCGCGCTCCTCTTCTCCGCCGCCACGCTGAAGGAAGAGGACCAGGCGCTCACGGTGGAGGTGAAGGGCGGCGGTCCCGCGGGGCGCATCCTGGCCACGGCGAACGGGCGCGGCGAGGTGCGCGGGCTGGTGGGCAACCCGCAGGCGCACGCCGACAGCCGCAACGGCAAGCTGAACGTGGCGGGCGTGGTCGGCACCGGCGGCTACCTTTCCGTCACCCGCGACCTGGGGATGCGCGAAACCTACCAGGGTACGGTGGAGCTGCAGAGCGGCGAGATCGGGCTGGACCTGGCGTACTACCTCACCAAGAGCGAGCAGACGCCGTCGGCCGTGGCGGTGGGCGTGTTCGTGCTCCCCGACGGCAGCGTGGACGCGGCGGGCGGCTACCTGGTGCAGCTCCTTCCCGGGCTGGACGACGACGAGATCGCCGAGATCGAGCGGCGGCTGGGCTCGCTGCCGCACCCCACGTCGCTGGTGAAGGAGGGCGTGGGGCCCGAGCAGGTGCTGGAGCGCGTCTTCCCCGACGGGTTCGAGCTGCTGGACCGCTATCCCGTGCGCTTCCACTGCCCCTGCTCGCGCGAGCGGTTCACGGGCGGCATCGTAAGCCTGGGCGAGACCGAGATCCGGCGGATCATCGAGGAGGAAGAGAACGACACCACCGAAGTCGTCTGCCACTTCTGCAACCAGGCGTACCACTTCACCCGCGAAGACATGGCCGCCATCCTCGAAGCCGCCCGCTGA